One window of Magallana gigas chromosome 2, xbMagGiga1.1, whole genome shotgun sequence genomic DNA carries:
- the LOC105319213 gene encoding nucleoside hydrolase yields MSKSILIDCDAGIDDAQALFLALCSPEVNVIAITVVQGNVLPKQVSVNVLRILRVADRLDIPIYVGSDKSLLDIDRPHDDNPYHGRDGLGDTPDPEPVDESLIKAETASNAIVRLCREHKGSLTLVCLGPLTNVATAIRQDPSLGKNLQHCVIMGGNYYGKGNMTVCSEFNFFSDPEAAKIVLTQLEGPITVIGMDPCYENALTWKEYDKLRKTKSKVNDFLRRIEEKLFQKLRTDMGWEKYVPCDEFAMAVVINESAVVTEFKEVYATVEVKGEYTYGMMVVDWGRMLKRPNNVRLVTKFDNEEFLKMLYRPVNWK; encoded by the exons ATGTCCAAGTCCATCTTAATTGACTGCGATGCTGGAATTGACGATGCCCAGGCACTGTTTTTGGCCCTCTGCTCACCGGAAGTCAATGTGATAGCGATCACCGTCGTCCAAGGAAATGTCCTCCCTAAACAAGTGTCAGTCAACGTACTGCGCATACTCCGTGTGGCAGACCGGTTAGAT ATTCCTATCTATGTCGGAAGCGATAAAAGTTTACTGGACATCGACCGACCCCACGACGACAACCCCTACCACGGCAGGGACGGACTGGGAGATACACCGGATCCGGAACCAGTCGACGAATCTCTCATCAAAGCAGAAACGGCATCGAACGCAATAGTCCGTCTTTGTCGAGAACATAAAG GTAGTTTGACGCTTGTGTGTTTGGGACCGTTAACTAATGTGGCCACAGCAATAAGACAGGACCCCTCCCTCGGAAAGAATCTACAACACTGTGTTATAATGGGCGGTAATTACTATG GGAAAGGAAATATGACTGTGTGTAGTGAGTTCAATTTCTTCTCCGATCCCGAGGCCGCAAAAATAGTTCTGACACAACTAGAGGGTCCTATAACAGTGATTGGGATGGACCCCTGTTACGAAAACGCCCTCACCTGG aaagaATATGACAAGCTTCGAAAGACAAAATCAAAGGTTAACGATTTCTTGAGGCGCATAGAAGAAAAACTTTTCCAAAAATTAAGGACAGACATGGGCTGGGAGAAGTATGTCCCTTGTGACGAATTTGCCATGGCTGTCGTCATTAACGAATCAGCAGTTGTCACAGAGTTCAAAGAAGTTTACGCAACAGTTGAGGTCAAAGGTGAATATACTTACGGGATGATGGTCGTCGACTGGGGAAGGATGTTAAAGAGACCCAATAATGTGAGATTGGTGACGAAATTTGACAACGAGgagtttttgaaaatgttgtatAGACCTGTTAACTGGAAGTAA
- the LOC105319214 gene encoding probable WRKY transcription factor protein 1, with the protein MYSSMFGIIPCVLLTVAYLSGDSFCGHGSLNTLDKQLLRILQHYPNGIPPAISERLQKVIESRVQPSNTNATDITKLETKRPNQVISNNTRNTRTAAKLPNGSLLGKRRNKVSDNITQASGKNREDATGENRNVTKALLVNISSAKNENKINVVNNTSKSNATPLRNKTKTHIQGENKEIRDTNAINVNINTSENRNVTKTLAVNIGSAKNDNKINVVNNTSKNNVTQLRKKSKTHIQVENNKEIHDQNAINVNINITEIVNKLIGSNLKIKATPTRNPMTTYTNHNSLKKVSRKDGTNKTDHLVESSKRTIINNITKTTDNYALKEGHIKSKPMMAISVGRKHHNPDTNATANRVIQQKRPATRQEIDAKKITTETGKTRSIIPNHISKKTKSEIPNHKSKKTKSEIFNHKAKATVLQPHTKIGKNYAKTKRSNIGVRPDLRKIKIRNGLSLKAHHPKTKKHQQSPKEPRKHINIHPKTTGHAYKPNYKTTNPGKGTQSQHLKFNRNSHSNPFSNLHSSLPETNVRHVKTIQEEMSTKIFSFSSPRTIHQNVPQLPQKIVNPVLTRNTKKKFSLTPPENQLNPSRNSRNMNTQKHSTTKTPYSWKRPVPEIQMMWENKPIKNGQFAPPTNSLNDQRNPSGFPSNHYYYDSINFQDTFQIDGPYPQSNPTQSGGSPPMWKQQSQQNKWTSSNKNNQMQFQNQQNNERLKISFQGSNTFDKSNAPMEPFQNYPGQYINNNARSFGNHNAPSVSMTDVTPGPWSTNQESMNFKAKTQSAPFSPQQSVVYSNFKDNSPQQGATKNNQHSSNTINGKLSKSGRPSVVYSKFETNSKSNSWNTMNQHSQNNQGPNFPGGSGNNLYTTTISPYLYPAPSPSMFAPPNIQGKESLSYVPTFTQDTLKGKQNLPGWNAFTTTPAYKKQNSVIYSKTPQNPQMNKKNSFTDITIAPNYLFHQEQTSQYPILKSNSFFQGNQMTNNVHSNQGIGKILPWSSTISPISPTTPSTLFTQQGTLSTKSPDQWVMAYSKDLNSMDKNSHIIQTTIPPIIAPLNQRQQYPPQQHHQSNFNGFEQQPRNNFQQKQFAEPFQVQLNQNFQQQQNTQIQVSKQPQQTNFYKNGENRPIPPITDQQQQQPVYGMQNNKINNPQASQFMSSGQQQTQNQHFTSQMYPSDQNQQQLIIPQNNQQGFQLQNVNYLAHDQNPNLNQQQFNPQQQSENTQIINQNQQQNQQLQQNLQLNVQNKEQQWTNQNKNNHQYQNQQNSAQGQSYPNQQANGYKPNQPFNVQNQQVNGQIKYQNANDQYSNQPVNGPYSNQRANGPNTNQQANGPNSNQPANRQYSNQQANDPYSNQYANGPYPNQHANGPNSKPANGPHSSQQTNGPYPNQRANGKYLDQQPNRPNSNQPANGPYSNQPPNGPYQNQQANGPYPNQPTNGSNSKQQALEPNYNQPASGQYSNPQAKGPYPKQQANVPNSNQQANGANSNQPANGPYPNQRANGPNYNQQANGPYPNQQTNGANSNQPVNGPYSNQQANGPYPNQQANVPKSNQQANGANSNQPANGPYPNQQAMKPNQNQQANGPTSNQQVNEPNQNQQINSQNTNQQGNRSITTQQTKGQNSDQKANGPNPNQPANGPYSNQQANGPNLNQQANRPNLYQPANGPYSNQQANGPNLNQQANRPNLYQQANGQNFNQQANGILPNQQANGSYPNQYANGPYQKQQTNGAYPNQPGNGQNANQQLFGPYQNQQTNARYPNQQPNGQNSFKQPTGPYRNQLPNGPFGQQPNAFGNQNQQQNSPNNQIQPRQPLQQQRFPPQQRPQYQQPQKNGNNNRNMKIFTVNQNKRRQRQLRIPAPAYLTFGVYYPDGSTTEEEHQLAGKHVHTITRYNADKVDHISDYLTMDHTWNTLGLVSQGNNQDTCYVGKLQNDIMKSYEIIVNKTRFSDIPFIEANDKDILYNNVRPIDYNQAVNEVGQFVADSCGHRANIFLVTRSRHRQFMAGRTVIPPTACAYGPPQHSMKKTLVKCYNGSCQGNFKCNVEHDVCCPKRPNGIKCRKMSIGNFCVIHPQYGYYAG; encoded by the exons ATGTACAGCAGCATGTTTGGAATTATTCCATGTGTATTATTA ACAGTTGCTTATTTGAGTGGTGATTCCTTTTGTGGTCACGGGTCACTAAACACATTGGATAAACAATTATTAAGGATATTACAACATTATCCGAATGGTATTCCTCCGGCGATTAGTGAGCGCTTGCAAAAAGTCATAGAATCTAGAGTTCAACCATCGAACACGAATGCCacggatataacaaaattaGAAACCAAAAGACCCAATCAAGTTATCAGCAACAACACTCGGAACACAAGGACAGCTGCAAAACTTCCAAATGGATCACTTTTAGGAAAGAGAAGGAATAAAGTGTCTGACAATATTACACAGGCGAGTGGCAAAAATAGGGAAGATGCTACCGGCGAAAACAGAAATGTTACAAAGGCCCTTCTTGTTAATATTAGCAGCGCCAAAAATGAGAATAAAATCAATGTCGTTAACAACACATCGAAGAGCAATGCTACACCTTTAAGAAACAAAACTAAAACGCATATCCAAGgagaaaataaggaaattcGTGATACGAATGCTATTAATGTTAATATCAACACAAGCGAAAACAGGAATGTTACAAAGACCCTTGCTGTTAATATTGGCAGCGCaaaaaatgacaacaaaatCAATGTTGTTAACAACACATCGAAAAACAATGTTACAcagttaagaaaaaaatctaaaactcATATCCAAGTGGAAAACAACAAGGAAATTCATGATCAGAATGCCATTAATGTGAACATCAACATTACGGAGATTGTCAACAAACTTATTGGCAGCAACTTGAAAATAAAGGCCACACCTACAAGAAACCCAATGACCACTTATACAAACCACAACAGCTTAAAAAAGGTTTCAAGAAAGGATGGCACGAACAAAACTGATCATTTAGTTGAAAGTTCTAAAAGGACCATCATAAACAACATTACAAAAACCACAGACAATTACGCATTGAAAGAAGGACACATAAAAAGCAAGCCTATGATGGCGATTTCTGTTGGCCGTAAACATCATAATCCTGACACAAATGCTACCGCTAATCGTGTTATTCAACAAAAACGTCCAGCCACGCGACAAGAAATCGACGCCAAGAAAATCACAACGGAGACAGGTAAAACCAGATCCATAATACCTAACCACATATCAAAGAAAACCAAGTCCGAAATACCGAACCacaaatcaaagaaaacaaaatcagagATATTTAACCATAAAGCAAAGGCCACAGTACTGCAACCGCATACGAAAATAGGAAAGAACTACGCAAAAACCAAAAGGTCAAATATAGGAGTGCGGCCTGATTtaagaaagattaaaataagAAACGGTTTATCATTGAAAGCCCATCATCCAAAGACGAAAAAGCACCAGCAATCGCCTAAAGAGCCAAGAAAGCATATCAACATACACCCTAAAACAACTGGACACGCTTACAAGCCTAATTATAAGACAACAAATCCAGGAAAAGGGACACAAAGTCaacatttgaaatttaatcGAAACTCTCACTCAAATCCGTTCTCCAATCTACACTCGTCACTACCGGAAACGAATGTGAGGCACGTAAAGACTATCCAAGAAGAAATGtcaactaaaatattttcttttagttCACCAAGAACTATTCACCAAAATGTGCCCCAGTTACcacaaaaaattgtaaatccCGTCTTAACCCGCAATACCAAGAAAAAGTTTTCCTTAACGCCACCAGAGAACCAGTTAAATCCTTCCCGAAATTCTAGAAACATGAATACACAAAAACACTCTACTACCAAAACTCCATATTCATGGAAAAGGCCTGTTCCTGAAATTCAAATGATGTGGGAAAACAAACCCATTAAAAATGGACAATTTGCACCTCCTACGAACTCTTTAAATGACCAACGGAATCCATCGGGTTTCCCATCCAATCATTATTATTACGACAGCATTAACTTTCAAGACACCTTTCAAATTGATGGACCGTACCCACAATCTAATCCAACACAATCAGGTGGTTCACCTCCGATGTGGAAGCAACAGTCGCAACAAAATAAATGGACGTCTTCtaataaaaacaatcaaatgcAATTCCAAAACCAACAGAATAACGAGCGATTAAAAATCAGCTTTCAAGGGTCTAACACATTTGATAAATCCAATGCACCAATGGAACCATTTCAGAATTACCCGGGACAATACATCAATAACAATGCAAGATCATTCGGCAACCATAATGCACCCTCGGTTTCGATGACAGATGTCACTCCTGGACCATGGTCGACGAACCAAGAATCCatgaattttaaagcaaaaacacAATCTGCACCATTTTCTCCACAACAAAGCGTCGTATACTCTAATTTTAAGGATAACTCCCCTCAACAAGGCGCAACTAAAAACAACCAACATAGCTCAAATACCATTAATGGGAAGTTATCTAAGTCAGGTCGCCCCAGCGTTGTCTATTCgaaatttgaaacaaattcTAAGTCTAACTCTTGGAATACAATGAATCAACATTCTCAGAATAATCAAGGTCCTAATTTTCCTGGAGGATCGGGCAATAATTTATACACAACCACCATTTCTCCATATTTGTATCCTGCGCCCTCGCCATCAATGTTTGCACCACCAAACATACAGGGAAAGGAGTCGCTGTCATATGTACCAACATTTACGCAAGATacattgaaaggaaaacaaaaccTACCCGGTTGGAATGCGTTTACTACAACACCAGCGTATAAAAAACAGAACTCGGTTATATATTCTAAAACTCCACAAAATCCACAGATGAATAAAAAGAATTCTTTTACAGACATAACCATTGCTCCCAATTATTTATTTCACCAGGAACAAACATCACAATAcccaattttaaaaagtaattccTTTTTTCAAGGAAACCAGATGACAAACAACGTACATAGCAATCAAGGGATCGGAAAGATTTTGCCATGGTCTTCTACAATATCACCTATTTCACCGACGACACCTAGTACCCTGTTTACACAACAAGGAACTTTGTCCACAAAAAGCCCCGACCAGTGGGTTATGGCATATTCAAAAGACCTAAATTCAATGGATAAAAATTCTCACATAATACAAACTACAATACCTCCTATCATTGCACCACTAAACCAAAGACAACAGTATCCACCTCAACAGCACCATCAATCAAATTTCAATGGCTTTGAACAACAACCAAGGAataatttccaacaaaaacaATTTGCAGAGCCATTTCAGGTGCAActcaatcaaaattttcaacagCAACAGAACACACAAATACAAGTTAGTAAACAGCCACAACAAACGAATTTTTATAAAAACGGTGAAAATAGGCCGATACCACCAATAACAGACCAACAGCAACAACAGCCAGTCTATGGTAtgcaaaataacaaaatcaacaaCCCCCAAGCAAGTCAATTTATGTCATCCGGTCAACAGCAAACCCAAAACCAACACTTCACAAGTCAGATGTATCCTTCAGATCAGAACCAGCAGCAGTTAATTATACCACAAAATAACCAACAGGGGTTTCAATTACAAAATGTGAATTATTTAGCACACGACCAAAACCCGaatttaaatcaacaacaattTAATCCCCAGCAGCAAAGTGAAAATACACAGataattaatcaaaatcaacaacaaaatcaacaGCTACAGCAGAATTTACAACTTaatgtacaaaacaaagaacAGCAATGgactaatcaaaataaaaacaaccatcaatatcaaaatcaacaaaattcagCTCAAGGACAGTCTTATCCAAATCAACAAGCAAACGGATATAAACCAAATCAACCGTTCAACGTGCAAAATCAACAAGTAAACGgacaaatcaaatatcaaaatgcaaACGATCAATATTCAAATCAACCAGTAAACGGACCTTACTCCAATCAGCGAGCAAACGGACCCAACACAAATCAACAAGCAAACGGACCTAACTCCAATCAACCAGCAAATAGACAATACTCAAATCAACAAGCAAACGATCCATACTCAAATCAGTATGCAAATGGACCATACCCAAATCAACATGCAAATGGGCCAAACTCAAAACCAGCAAACGGACCACACTCGAGTCAGCAAACAAACGGACCATACCCAAATCAACGTGCAAATGGGAAGTATTTAGATCAACAACCAAATAGACCTAATTCAAATCAACCAGCAAATGGACCATACTCAAATCAACCACCGAACGGCCCATACCAAAATCAGCAAGCAAACGGACCATATCCAAACCAACCCACAAATGGATCAAACTCAAAACAACAAGCATTAGAGCCTAACTATAACCAACCAGCAAGCGGACAATACTCAAATCCACAAGCAAAGGGACCATACCCAAAACAACAAGCAAATGTGCCAAACTCAAACCAACAAGCAAACGGAGCAAACTCTAATCAACCAGCAAACGGGCCATACCCAAATCAACGAGCAAACGGGCCTAACTATAACCAACAAGCAAACGGGCCATACCCAAACCAACAAACAAACGGAGCAAACTCAAATCAACCAGTAAACGGGCCATATTCAAATCAACAAGCAAACGGACCATACCCTAATCAACAAGCAAATGTGCCAAAATCAAACCAACAAGCAAACGGAGCAAACTCAAATCAACCAGCAAACGGGCCATACCCAAATCAACAAGCCATGAAACCAAACCAAAACCAACAAGCCAATGGTCCAACATCAAACCAACAAGTAAATGAACCAAACCAAAATCAACAAATAAACTCACAAAACACAAATCAACAAGGAAACAGATCAATCACAACTCAACAAACCAAAGGGCAAAACTCTGATCAAAAAGCAAACGGGCCAAATCCAAATCAACCAGCAAATGGACCATACTCAAATCAACAAGCAAACGGACCAAACTTAAATCAACAAGCAAACAGACCAAACCTATATCAACCAGCAAATGGACCATACTCAAATCAACAAGCAAACGGACCAAACTTAAATCAACAAGCAAACAGACCAAACCTATATCAACAAGCAAACGGACAAAACTTTAATCAACAGGCCAACGGAATATTACCAAATCAACAAGCCAACGGATCATACCCAAATCAATATGCCAACGGCCCATACCagaaacaacaaacaaacggaGCTTACCCAAATCAACCAGGAAACGGACAAAACGCAAATCAACAATTATTTGGACCATACCAAAATCAACAAACAAATGCTCGATATCCAAATCAACAGCCGAACGGACAGAATTCGTTTAAGCAACCAACCGGACCATATCGAAATCAACTACCTAACGGACCATTCGGCCAGCAACCAAACGCGTTTGGCAatcaaaatcaacaacaaaactCTCCTAACAACCAAATACAGCCAAGACAACCTTTACAGCAGCAACGATTTCCGCCACAGCAAAGACCTCAGTATCAACAGCCACAAAAGAACGGCAACAACAACAGAAACATGAAAATCTTCACggttaatcaaaataaaagacGCCAACGGCAATTGAGAATCCCTGCACCGGCTTAC TTGACCTTTGGTGTTTATTACCCGGACGGGTCAACAACAGAGGAAGAGCACCAGCTAGCTGGGAAACATGTGCACACCATCACGAGATACAATGCAGACAAAGTGGACCACATTTCAGACTATTTGACCATGGATCACACATGG AACACCTTAGGCTTGGTGTCACAAGGAAATAACCAAGACACGTGCTATGTTGGAaagctacaaaatgacatcatGAAATCTTATGAAATTATCGTGAACAAGACAAGGTTCTCAGAT ATTCCGTTTATCGAAGCAAACGACAAAGACATTTTGTACAATAATGTGAGACCAATCGACTACAATCAGGCGGTCAATGAAGTGGGTCAGTTCGTGGCCGACTCCTGTGGACACAGAGCCAACATATTCCTGGTGACAAGATCCCGCCACAGGC AGTTTATGGCCGGAAGAACAGTTATTCCACCCACAGCATGCGCATATGGGCCTCCCCAACACAGCATGAAAAAGACTTTGGTGAAATGTTATAATGGATCTTGTCAAGGAAATTTTAAATGCAACGTCGAGCATGACGTTTGTTGTCCTAAAC GACCTAATGGGATAAAATGTCGGAAGATGTCAATTGGGAACTTTTGTGTGATTCATCCTCAGTATGGTTATTATGCTGGATGA